From a region of the Paralichthys olivaceus isolate ysfri-2021 chromosome 4, ASM2471397v2, whole genome shotgun sequence genome:
- the slc2a8 gene encoding solute carrier family 2, facilitated glucose transporter member 8 isoform X1, whose translation METRSERRRLLEDGGGEEDPTGLMSEQDAYLSKVKNRNLYLATFVSVLGPMSFGFVLGYSSPALPELMQISDPRLRLDDVQASWFGSIVTVGAAVGGLLGGWMVEKIGRKLSLMFCSLPFVFGFTIIIAAQNVWMLYLGRTLTGLASGVTSLVVPLYISEMAHERVRGTLGSCVQLMVVLGIMGVYLAGLFLDWRWLAICCSVPPTLLMVCMCFMPETPRFLLSQGKRREAEEALRFLRGPDAPVEWECARIENACDERGSSFQMSDLRDPGIYKPLMIGIMLMIFQQFTGINAIMFYAQNIFEQAHFKESDLASVIVGLIQVVVTALAALIMDKAGRKVLLIISGVAMVISTTAFGVYFYLMSKLHNGPASLSLLGEEPHADLAWLALASMAVFIAGFALGWGPIPWLVMSEIFPVKVRGVGSAICVLTNWSMAFVITKTFQDMMSLLTSAGTFWLFASMCILNVIFTIAFIPETKGKTLEQIEASFRGTSGL comes from the exons ATGGAGACTCGCAGTGAGCGGAGGAGGCTGCTGGAGGAcggcggaggagaggaggaccCGACCGGACTCATGTCTGAGCAGGACGCTTACCTGAG taaGGTGAAGAACAGGAACTTGTATCTGGCCACGTTCGTGTCCGTCCTGGGGCCGATGAGCTTCGGCTTCGTGCTGGGCTACAGTTCTCCGGCTCTTCCCGAGCTCATGCAGATCTCTGACCCGCGGCTGCGGCTCGACGACGTCCAGGCCAGCTGGTTCGGG TCCATCGTGACGGTGGGAGCGGCGGTGGGCGGCCTGCTGGGCGGCTGGATGGTGGAGAAGATCGGCAGGAAGCTCAGCCTGATGTTCTGCTCGCTGCCCTTCGTCTTCGGCTTCACCATCATCATCGCGGCGCAGAACGTGTGGATGCTGTACCTCGGCAGAACGCTCACCGGCCTCGCCAGCGGAGTCACGTCGCTGGTCGTCCCG ctGTATATCTCTGAGATGGCACACGAGCGGGTCCGCGGCACGTTAGGCTCCTGTGTGCAGCTCATGGTGGTGCTCGGCATCATGGGAGTTTATCTGGCAG GTCTCTTCCTGGATTGGCGCTGGCTGGCGATCTGCTGCTCCGTCCCCCCGACGCTGCTGATGGTCTGTATGTGCTTCATGCCTGAGACGCCTCGCTTCCTGCTGTCACAGGGGAAGAGGCGCGAGGCCGAGGAGGCTCTGCGCTTCCTGCGGGGGCCGGACGCCCCCGTGGAGTGGGAGTGCGCTCGCATCGAGAACGCCTGTGACGAGCGG GGCTCGAGTTTCCAGATGTCCGACCTGAGGGACCCCGGCATCTACAAGCCGCTGATGATCGGCATCATGCTGATGATCTTTCAGCAGTTTACGGGGATCAACGCCATCATGTTCTACGCTCAGAACATATTTGAACAAGCTCATTTTAAG GAGAGCGACCTGGCGTCTGTGATCGTGGGTCTGATTCAGGTCGTCGTCACTGCGTTGGCGGCGCTGATCATGGACAAGGCTGGAAGGAAAGTCCTTCTCATCATTTCTG gtgttgccatggtgatcaGCACCACCGCGTTCGGAGTTTACTTCTACCTGATGTCCAAGCTTCACAATGGCCCCGCCTCGCTGAGCCTCCTTGGTGAGGAGCCCCACGCTGACCTGGCCTGGCTGGCCCTCGCCAGCATGGCCGTCTTCATCGCAG GTTTCGCTCTGGGCTGGGGTCCGATCCCGTGGCTCGTCATGTCGGAGATTTTCCCCGTCAAAGTGAGGGGGGTTGGCAGTGCCATCTGCGTCCTGACCAACTGGAGCATGGCGTTCGTCATCACCAAAACCTTCCAGGATATGATG AGTCTTCTCACCAGCGCTGGAACCTTCTGGTTGTTCGCCTCCATGTGCATCCTCAACGTCATCTTCACCATCGCCTTCATCCCCGAGACCAAGGGCAAGACGCTGGAGCAGATCGAAGCCTCGTTCAGAGGAACCTCAGGTCTGTGA
- the slc2a8 gene encoding solute carrier family 2, facilitated glucose transporter member 8 isoform X2 produces the protein MSEQDAYLSKVKNRNLYLATFVSVLGPMSFGFVLGYSSPALPELMQISDPRLRLDDVQASWFGSIVTVGAAVGGLLGGWMVEKIGRKLSLMFCSLPFVFGFTIIIAAQNVWMLYLGRTLTGLASGVTSLVVPLYISEMAHERVRGTLGSCVQLMVVLGIMGVYLAGLFLDWRWLAICCSVPPTLLMVCMCFMPETPRFLLSQGKRREAEEALRFLRGPDAPVEWECARIENACDERGSSFQMSDLRDPGIYKPLMIGIMLMIFQQFTGINAIMFYAQNIFEQAHFKESDLASVIVGLIQVVVTALAALIMDKAGRKVLLIISGVAMVISTTAFGVYFYLMSKLHNGPASLSLLGEEPHADLAWLALASMAVFIAGFALGWGPIPWLVMSEIFPVKVRGVGSAICVLTNWSMAFVITKTFQDMMSLLTSAGTFWLFASMCILNVIFTIAFIPETKGKTLEQIEASFRGTSGL, from the exons aTGTCTGAGCAGGACGCTTacctgag taaGGTGAAGAACAGGAACTTGTATCTGGCCACGTTCGTGTCCGTCCTGGGGCCGATGAGCTTCGGCTTCGTGCTGGGCTACAGTTCTCCGGCTCTTCCCGAGCTCATGCAGATCTCTGACCCGCGGCTGCGGCTCGACGACGTCCAGGCCAGCTGGTTCGGG TCCATCGTGACGGTGGGAGCGGCGGTGGGCGGCCTGCTGGGCGGCTGGATGGTGGAGAAGATCGGCAGGAAGCTCAGCCTGATGTTCTGCTCGCTGCCCTTCGTCTTCGGCTTCACCATCATCATCGCGGCGCAGAACGTGTGGATGCTGTACCTCGGCAGAACGCTCACCGGCCTCGCCAGCGGAGTCACGTCGCTGGTCGTCCCG ctGTATATCTCTGAGATGGCACACGAGCGGGTCCGCGGCACGTTAGGCTCCTGTGTGCAGCTCATGGTGGTGCTCGGCATCATGGGAGTTTATCTGGCAG GTCTCTTCCTGGATTGGCGCTGGCTGGCGATCTGCTGCTCCGTCCCCCCGACGCTGCTGATGGTCTGTATGTGCTTCATGCCTGAGACGCCTCGCTTCCTGCTGTCACAGGGGAAGAGGCGCGAGGCCGAGGAGGCTCTGCGCTTCCTGCGGGGGCCGGACGCCCCCGTGGAGTGGGAGTGCGCTCGCATCGAGAACGCCTGTGACGAGCGG GGCTCGAGTTTCCAGATGTCCGACCTGAGGGACCCCGGCATCTACAAGCCGCTGATGATCGGCATCATGCTGATGATCTTTCAGCAGTTTACGGGGATCAACGCCATCATGTTCTACGCTCAGAACATATTTGAACAAGCTCATTTTAAG GAGAGCGACCTGGCGTCTGTGATCGTGGGTCTGATTCAGGTCGTCGTCACTGCGTTGGCGGCGCTGATCATGGACAAGGCTGGAAGGAAAGTCCTTCTCATCATTTCTG gtgttgccatggtgatcaGCACCACCGCGTTCGGAGTTTACTTCTACCTGATGTCCAAGCTTCACAATGGCCCCGCCTCGCTGAGCCTCCTTGGTGAGGAGCCCCACGCTGACCTGGCCTGGCTGGCCCTCGCCAGCATGGCCGTCTTCATCGCAG GTTTCGCTCTGGGCTGGGGTCCGATCCCGTGGCTCGTCATGTCGGAGATTTTCCCCGTCAAAGTGAGGGGGGTTGGCAGTGCCATCTGCGTCCTGACCAACTGGAGCATGGCGTTCGTCATCACCAAAACCTTCCAGGATATGATG AGTCTTCTCACCAGCGCTGGAACCTTCTGGTTGTTCGCCTCCATGTGCATCCTCAACGTCATCTTCACCATCGCCTTCATCCCCGAGACCAAGGGCAAGACGCTGGAGCAGATCGAAGCCTCGTTCAGAGGAACCTCAGGTCTGTGA